The proteins below come from a single Verrucomicrobiota bacterium genomic window:
- a CDS encoding SPFH domain-containing protein, translating to MTNLILFAEIPWVPIALVAGAIMFVIFIFLAIFASRFTKVGPNEVLIVSGRKYQLDDGSTIGFRVVKGGGTIVWPVLEKVDILSLELLTIDVQTPEVYTSKGVPVKVDGVAQIKVKGDDISIRTAAEQFLSKGVDDIKNIATQTMEGHLRAILGTMTVEDIYQNRDAFASKVQEVAAGDMANMGLQIVSFTIRDIRDNQGYLEALGKPRIAQVKRDAQIAQAEADRDAMVKSSQAQQSGQEAKFQADSKIAEAQRDYQSNVASYQATVNQKKAESDLAYDLQKFKTGQLVKAEEIQVTIIEKQKQIELQQQEILRRERELQATVQKPAEAERFKVETLANAKKFQLETEAAGAASAAKQTGFAQAEVVKATGIAEAEAHKAKGLAEAAVIEAQGKAQAEAMRLKAESFKQYNEAAVVEMIVRVLPEVAGKISEPLSKTEKIVIINSGNGPGGGASKLTGDVTQIIAQLPPVVESLTGIKFEKLLAQVPALRNAMEQTKKE from the coding sequence ATGACTAACCTGATATTGTTCGCGGAAATTCCGTGGGTGCCGATCGCGCTGGTGGCTGGCGCGATCATGTTTGTAATCTTCATTTTCCTGGCGATTTTTGCCAGTCGCTTCACGAAGGTGGGGCCCAACGAGGTGCTGATCGTTTCCGGCCGCAAGTACCAGTTGGATGATGGCTCGACCATCGGCTTCCGCGTGGTGAAGGGCGGCGGCACCATTGTGTGGCCAGTCTTGGAAAAGGTGGATATTCTCTCGCTGGAGTTGCTCACCATTGATGTGCAGACGCCTGAGGTCTATACCAGCAAAGGCGTGCCAGTCAAAGTGGACGGCGTGGCGCAGATCAAGGTCAAAGGCGACGACATCTCCATCCGCACCGCCGCCGAACAATTTCTCAGCAAAGGCGTGGATGACATTAAGAACATCGCCACCCAAACGATGGAAGGTCACCTGCGCGCCATTCTCGGCACCATGACGGTGGAAGACATTTACCAGAACCGCGACGCCTTCGCCTCGAAGGTGCAGGAAGTCGCCGCCGGCGACATGGCGAACATGGGGTTGCAAATCGTCAGCTTCACCATTCGTGACATCCGCGACAACCAAGGTTACCTGGAAGCCCTCGGCAAGCCGCGTATCGCCCAGGTGAAACGCGACGCGCAGATCGCCCAAGCCGAGGCGGACCGCGACGCCATGGTCAAATCCTCCCAAGCCCAGCAGTCCGGGCAGGAAGCCAAGTTCCAGGCCGACTCCAAGATTGCCGAGGCGCAACGCGATTATCAATCGAACGTGGCCAGTTATCAGGCGACCGTCAACCAGAAGAAAGCCGAATCTGACCTCGCTTACGATTTGCAGAAATTCAAGACCGGCCAGCTCGTCAAGGCGGAAGAAATCCAGGTCACCATTATTGAAAAGCAGAAACAGATCGAGCTGCAACAGCAGGAAATTCTACGCCGGGAGCGCGAATTGCAGGCCACCGTGCAAAAGCCCGCCGAAGCCGAGCGGTTCAAGGTGGAAACTCTGGCTAATGCCAAAAAGTTCCAGTTGGAAACCGAAGCCGCCGGTGCGGCGTCCGCTGCGAAGCAGACCGGTTTTGCGCAGGCCGAAGTGGTGAAGGCCACCGGTATCGCGGAAGCCGAGGCGCATAAAGCCAAAGGGTTGGCTGAAGCCGCCGTTATCGAGGCGCAAGGCAAAGCCCAAGCCGAAGCCATGCGTCTGAAGGCTGAATCCTTCAAGCAATACAACGAAGCGGCGGTCGTGGAAATGATCGTGCGCGTGCTGCCAGAAGTGGCGGGCAAGATCAGCGAACCGCTCTCCAAGACCGAGAAGATCGTCATCATCAACAGCGGCAATGGCCCCGGCGGCGGCGCCAGCAAGTTGACGGGCGACGTCACCCAGATTATCGCCCAGTTGCCACCCGTC